The following proteins come from a genomic window of Gimesia chilikensis:
- a CDS encoding phosphatidylinositol-specific phospholipase C/glycerophosphodiester phosphodiesterase family protein — protein sequence MGFSRLFFVVLLVISCSFTSLNAEEKTQTPLFQAHAHNDYEHARPLHDALEHGFWSVEADIYLVDGELLVAHDRPDVTPERTLRKLYLDPLQAYFQKRTFSSQEKTPPFTLLVDIKTDGAAVYPILRQQLEDYAALLCRVEDGKSIPGAVQIVISGDRPKRLIADANPRYMGIDGRLSDLGSKQPAELMPLISDRWTSHFKYRGKGSMSEVERTKLRTIVKQAHAAGRRVRFWATPESEAVWRELVAADVDHINTDQLERLSAFLKRQTD from the coding sequence ATGGGTTTCAGTCGATTGTTTTTCGTTGTGCTGCTGGTTATCAGTTGTAGCTTCACGTCATTGAATGCGGAGGAGAAGACGCAGACGCCCCTGTTTCAGGCGCATGCCCATAATGATTATGAACATGCCCGACCATTGCACGATGCGCTGGAGCATGGGTTCTGGTCTGTGGAGGCGGACATTTACCTGGTGGATGGTGAACTGCTGGTGGCCCACGATCGGCCTGATGTAACGCCGGAACGGACGCTGCGGAAACTTTACCTGGATCCGCTGCAGGCATATTTTCAGAAACGCACTTTTTCCAGTCAGGAGAAAACGCCCCCCTTCACTCTGCTGGTGGATATTAAAACGGATGGTGCGGCGGTTTACCCCATATTACGGCAGCAACTGGAAGACTATGCCGCGCTGTTGTGCAGGGTTGAGGATGGGAAATCGATTCCCGGGGCGGTGCAAATTGTGATTTCGGGAGACCGGCCGAAGAGACTGATCGCCGACGCCAACCCGCGGTATATGGGGATTGACGGGCGGCTGAGTGATCTGGGCTCGAAGCAGCCGGCGGAACTGATGCCGCTGATCAGCGATCGCTGGACGTCGCATTTCAAATATCGCGGCAAAGGAAGCATGTCTGAGGTGGAACGCACCAAACTGCGGACGATAGTGAAGCAGGCGCATGCCGCGGGGCGGCGGGTGCGGTTCTGGGCAACGCCGGAGTCAGAAGCCGTCTGGCGGGAACTGGTGGCCGCGGATGTGGATCACATTAACACGGATCAGCTCGAACGGCTGAGTGCGTTTCTTAAGAGGCAGACCGATTAG
- a CDS encoding glycosyltransferase produces the protein MEQAATPLSVIVPVYNEDENFPRLIDAIDQRLPQPFRVLVVYDFDEDTTVPVARELATTRPYLSLVKNELGRGPANAIRAGFQAADNGPALVIMADLSDDLNDVAPMLELYHSGCRIVCASRYMQGGRQLGGPLLKRTLSRLAGLSLYYLVGFPTHDATNNFRLYDAALVNELQIESEQGFEIALELTAKAFVRGEKIGEIPTTWKDRDAGESRFQLFRWLPKYFRWYRYALIGRWFGRKKQR, from the coding sequence ATGGAGCAGGCAGCCACTCCTCTCTCGGTCATCGTCCCCGTCTATAACGAGGACGAAAACTTCCCCCGCCTGATCGATGCCATCGACCAGCGGCTGCCGCAACCTTTCCGCGTCTTGGTTGTCTACGACTTTGACGAAGACACCACGGTTCCGGTGGCCCGCGAACTGGCGACCACGCGTCCCTACCTCTCACTGGTCAAAAACGAACTGGGCAGGGGACCCGCGAATGCCATCCGGGCCGGCTTCCAGGCGGCAGACAACGGACCGGCCCTGGTCATCATGGCCGACCTTTCCGACGACCTCAACGATGTCGCACCCATGCTCGAGCTTTATCATTCTGGATGCCGGATCGTCTGCGCCTCACGTTATATGCAGGGAGGCAGGCAACTCGGCGGTCCGCTGCTCAAACGCACGCTCAGCCGCCTGGCGGGACTCTCACTCTATTACCTGGTCGGCTTCCCCACCCACGACGCGACCAATAATTTCCGTCTGTATGACGCCGCCCTGGTCAATGAACTGCAGATCGAAAGCGAGCAGGGCTTCGAAATCGCCCTGGAGTTGACCGCCAAGGCCTTTGTCCGCGGCGAAAAGATCGGCGAGATTCCCACTACCTGGAAAGACCGCGACGCCGGCGAATCCCGCTTCCAGCTCTTCCGCTGGCTTCCCAAATACTTCCGCTGGTATCGCTACGCCCTCATCGGTCGCTGGTTCGGCAGGAAAAAACAACGTTGA
- a CDS encoding prenyltransferase/squalene oxidase repeat-containing protein — protein MFLFSSLLLALTGAVSDAQPTTAEVRSTVERSIPYIEKQGLWWIEEKKCASCHRVGTMLWSLQNAKQHGFTVSDRLQEWTDWANDKALAKNDKGQIAGTTNKEGVVQQLFAFTPANSDPETRKKLIGLLRVDQRPDGSWKAGGQLPFQKRPKPETDAVSTMWLTLGLLTAADDPQNQKTIQQAQTFIDKSAPGKSTEWYVMKLLLATSQKQDQQRDQMIQQLQSLQHDDGGWGWLTSDPSDALGTGMALYALRKAGVDLEADPVRRAEQFLISTQKKDGSWPVKGTKAKKKDRIEETAVYWGTTWAVLGLLECLPQ, from the coding sequence ATGTTCCTCTTCAGCTCACTCCTCCTCGCTCTGACCGGCGCAGTCTCCGACGCCCAGCCCACCACCGCCGAAGTTCGGTCGACCGTAGAGCGCAGCATCCCGTATATTGAAAAACAGGGCCTGTGGTGGATTGAGGAAAAGAAATGTGCGTCCTGCCACCGCGTGGGAACCATGCTCTGGAGTCTGCAGAACGCGAAGCAGCATGGCTTCACCGTCAGCGACCGTCTGCAGGAATGGACCGACTGGGCCAACGATAAGGCACTGGCCAAGAACGACAAAGGCCAGATCGCGGGGACGACTAATAAAGAAGGCGTAGTCCAGCAATTGTTCGCATTTACGCCAGCCAACTCAGATCCGGAAACCCGCAAAAAACTGATCGGTCTGCTGCGTGTCGATCAGAGGCCCGACGGCTCCTGGAAAGCAGGCGGGCAACTTCCCTTTCAGAAGCGTCCCAAACCGGAAACCGATGCCGTAAGTACCATGTGGCTCACGCTCGGTTTGCTGACCGCCGCCGATGATCCTCAAAATCAAAAGACCATCCAGCAGGCCCAGACCTTTATCGACAAGAGTGCACCGGGCAAAAGCACCGAATGGTACGTCATGAAACTCTTGCTCGCGACCAGCCAGAAACAAGACCAGCAGCGCGACCAGATGATCCAGCAATTACAGAGCCTGCAACACGATGATGGTGGCTGGGGCTGGCTCACCAGCGATCCCAGCGATGCCCTCGGCACCGGCATGGCACTGTACGCCCTCCGTAAAGCAGGCGTTGATTTAGAGGCCGACCCAGTCCGACGGGCGGAGCAGTTTCTGATCTCGACTCAGAAAAAAGATGGCTCCTGGCCGGTCAAAGGGACCAAAGCCAAGAAGAAAGATCGCATCGAAGAAACTGCCGTCTACTGGGGCACCACCTGGGCGGTACTCGGCCTTCTGGAATGCCTGCCGCAATAA
- a CDS encoding glycosyltransferase family 39 protein, with protein MIPTGKPFIVGKILETTSARPVTESLLPTLSEPESNQTTSHTSHWCRWALAGIVILFLIWRVPLVLREAGGQDEEWFAIPGWTILETAIPRVPYAPQRQTGSAFYQADEALFALPPLYFYVSAPLYAFLPPTYSTTRLVSIAAGVGTLILMYLLAVRVFKDPQAGLIAAGLFSLSRLLYFPAVISRPDMLCCLWGLLAILMMYHWHDSARRYRDLGLVGLLLGLGMLTHPFALVYCIQLCCWALLVNGTWQQRLLRGTVITGCALAVFALWLPLILAYPEPFRYQFFTNVLDRSGPGLISRLLFPWPYFATQFQLLREHAGTIQLSLMAAGLVIGTGLAWRSRDHRQRILLLLTWSSIYLLIACQGHHPTKGYWSYPGVLLFLCLGWGLSRLATPLWNRSVVWRLPVLVGAACFVLAMLPGSGIRTWGAHIANWSNVNYNAPRFISRIIQELPADARYTVDRAYVFNFAAAGRQTLLGDNREFAFDARPFPYDYLIVSHDMRDRELSQEFKGRLVATWGDPDDPFSCFVEVYVPEDSPVQSLDQTSQK; from the coding sequence TTGATCCCGACTGGAAAACCGTTTATCGTCGGTAAAATCTTAGAAACGACTTCCGCGCGTCCCGTCACCGAAAGCCTGCTGCCGACCTTGTCCGAACCCGAATCGAATCAGACCACCTCTCACACCAGCCACTGGTGTCGCTGGGCCCTCGCCGGGATTGTGATCCTCTTTCTGATCTGGCGGGTCCCCCTCGTACTCCGCGAGGCAGGGGGCCAGGATGAAGAATGGTTCGCCATTCCCGGGTGGACGATTCTCGAGACAGCCATCCCCCGCGTCCCGTATGCTCCACAACGCCAGACTGGCAGCGCCTTCTATCAGGCTGACGAAGCGCTCTTCGCACTTCCGCCGCTTTACTTTTATGTCTCCGCACCGCTGTACGCCTTCCTGCCTCCAACTTACAGCACGACGCGGCTCGTCTCCATCGCGGCTGGGGTCGGAACCCTGATTCTGATGTACCTGCTCGCCGTGCGCGTATTCAAAGACCCACAGGCCGGACTGATCGCCGCGGGGCTCTTCAGCCTCTCCCGGCTCCTTTATTTCCCCGCTGTCATCTCCCGACCCGACATGCTCTGCTGCCTCTGGGGACTGCTGGCAATCCTGATGATGTATCACTGGCATGATAGCGCACGACGCTACCGCGACCTGGGTCTCGTCGGCCTCCTGCTGGGACTGGGCATGCTCACGCATCCCTTTGCGCTGGTCTACTGCATTCAGCTCTGCTGCTGGGCACTGCTCGTCAACGGGACCTGGCAACAACGCCTGTTGCGGGGCACCGTGATCACCGGATGCGCCCTCGCGGTCTTCGCCTTATGGCTCCCTCTGATACTGGCTTACCCCGAACCGTTCCGCTATCAGTTTTTCACCAACGTCCTCGACCGCTCCGGTCCGGGACTGATCTCCCGTCTTCTGTTTCCCTGGCCTTACTTCGCCACGCAGTTTCAGTTGCTCCGCGAACACGCGGGCACGATTCAGCTCTCACTCATGGCCGCAGGATTAGTCATCGGCACCGGGCTGGCCTGGCGCTCCCGGGACCATCGTCAGCGTATCCTGCTGCTGCTCACCTGGTCCTCTATTTACCTGCTCATTGCCTGCCAGGGCCACCACCCGACCAAAGGCTACTGGTCGTATCCCGGCGTGCTCCTGTTCCTCTGCCTGGGCTGGGGGCTGAGCCGCCTCGCTACGCCACTCTGGAACCGCAGCGTCGTCTGGCGTCTTCCGGTACTGGTTGGTGCAGCCTGTTTTGTGCTGGCGATGCTTCCCGGTTCGGGGATCCGCACCTGGGGCGCTCACATTGCGAACTGGTCGAATGTGAATTACAATGCACCTCGATTTATCAGTCGGATCATTCAGGAGTTACCTGCAGACGCCCGTTATACGGTCGATCGCGCCTATGTCTTCAATTTTGCAGCCGCGGGACGTCAGACGCTCCTCGGGGACAACCGCGAATTCGCCTTTGATGCACGTCCTTTTCCCTACGATTACCTCATTGTCAGCCATGACATGCGGGACAGGGAGTTGAGTCAAGAATTCAAAGGGCGTCTCGTGGCAACCTGGGGAGATCCGGATGATCCCTTCAGCTGTTTTGTCGAAGTTTATGTGCCGGAAGACAGCCCGGTACAGAGCCTCGATCAGACCAGTCAGAAATGA
- a CDS encoding S1 RNA-binding domain-containing protein: MLNSGDILAAEVLAVQVFGVFCASDKQEIQVLIPEISWIASFNSCVQFASPGDQLRVKIIHVDAAGGRIAGTIKGMYPDPWESNQFEVGTIFSSKVMRHVDQADRCDGQSGYLVELIPGSYAMLCEQNISLTPGEHCSVIVNAVNRRQHAVRISLVSPNQKAC; this comes from the coding sequence ATGTTAAATTCAGGGGATATCTTGGCAGCTGAGGTCCTGGCGGTGCAGGTCTTCGGAGTTTTTTGCGCGTCTGACAAGCAGGAGATTCAGGTGCTGATCCCGGAGATCTCCTGGATCGCCTCTTTTAATTCTTGTGTGCAGTTTGCATCTCCGGGTGATCAATTACGGGTTAAGATCATTCATGTTGATGCGGCAGGCGGTCGGATTGCTGGTACGATTAAAGGAATGTACCCGGACCCCTGGGAGTCGAATCAGTTTGAAGTGGGAACAATTTTTTCGTCAAAAGTGATGCGTCATGTCGATCAGGCAGATCGATGCGATGGACAGTCTGGCTATCTGGTTGAACTGATACCAGGGTCTTATGCGATGTTATGTGAGCAGAACATTTCACTCACACCAGGTGAGCACTGTTCCGTCATCGTGAACGCAGTCAATCGGCGGCAACATGCAGTGCGTATCTCTCTGGTATCTCCGAACCAAAAAGCCTGTTAA
- a CDS encoding nucleotide sugar dehydrogenase: MNAQEGQTETTQVQHPLRVAIIGGGGHVGLPFGLALCDCGHTVTLVDLNEAQLDTIRSGQMPFQEINADQLLPRVLESGRLHCSTSFTALSEQDVIIVTIGTPVDEYLDPSLRAFDQVMEDVFQHCRPGQLLIIRSTVFPGVTQRLGRLVAERDLQIDVSYCPERIAQGRALLELTQLPQLVSGCTPQAAQRAASFFSDFGQEVIELSPVEAELGKLFTNSYRYINFAISNQFYMLAQRYEADFDRIYHAITYKYPRMNGFARAGFAGGPCLLKDTMQLASFNHNLLTLGQTAMAVNEGLPGFIVERLKKNHDLTGLTVGILGMGFKGNCDDPRSSLSYKLRKVLTLECRRVLCTDPFIDSSDFVSLETIQQESDILILGACHDEYRSLQTTKPLIDVFGFTTRQEP; encoded by the coding sequence TTGAACGCGCAAGAGGGACAGACAGAGACGACACAGGTGCAACATCCTCTCCGCGTGGCCATCATCGGGGGAGGCGGTCATGTGGGACTCCCTTTCGGCCTGGCCTTGTGTGACTGCGGACACACGGTAACGCTCGTCGATCTCAACGAGGCGCAGCTCGATACAATCCGCTCCGGCCAGATGCCGTTCCAGGAAATCAACGCGGACCAGCTTCTACCGCGAGTTCTCGAATCCGGCCGCCTGCATTGTTCCACGAGCTTCACGGCGCTTTCCGAACAGGATGTGATCATCGTCACCATCGGCACCCCGGTTGATGAATATCTCGACCCCAGTCTCAGAGCCTTCGATCAGGTGATGGAAGATGTCTTCCAGCACTGCCGCCCCGGTCAGTTACTTATCATTCGCAGTACGGTCTTCCCCGGAGTCACCCAGCGACTGGGGCGACTCGTCGCCGAACGTGACCTGCAGATCGATGTCTCCTATTGCCCCGAACGGATTGCCCAGGGTCGGGCACTCCTGGAACTGACACAACTCCCCCAGTTAGTCAGCGGCTGTACCCCACAGGCAGCACAGCGGGCGGCCAGTTTCTTCTCCGATTTCGGTCAGGAAGTCATCGAGCTTTCTCCCGTCGAAGCCGAACTGGGTAAGCTGTTTACCAATTCCTATCGCTACATTAACTTCGCGATCTCGAATCAGTTCTACATGCTGGCCCAGCGTTACGAGGCCGACTTCGACCGCATCTATCATGCGATCACCTACAAGTACCCCCGCATGAACGGCTTTGCCCGCGCCGGGTTTGCCGGCGGTCCCTGTCTGCTCAAAGACACCATGCAGCTGGCATCCTTCAATCACAACCTGCTCACCCTCGGTCAGACTGCGATGGCGGTCAACGAGGGACTCCCCGGGTTCATTGTGGAACGACTCAAGAAAAATCACGACCTGACCGGCTTGACGGTCGGGATTCTGGGAATGGGCTTCAAGGGGAATTGCGATGATCCTCGGAGTTCTTTATCGTACAAACTCAGAAAAGTGCTGACGCTGGAATGCCGGCGGGTGCTTTGTACCGATCCCTTCATCGACAGTTCCGATTTCGTTTCGCTCGAAACCATTCAGCAGGAGTCAGACATTCTGATCCTCGGGGCCTGTCACGACGAGTATCGCAGTTTACAGACCACCAAACCCCTGATTGACGTATTTGGATTCACAACAAGGCAGGAGCCATGA
- a CDS encoding NAD-dependent epimerase/dehydratase family protein, which produces MKVLITGAAGFIGSYVVGELLEAGYDVVGLDNFSKYGELSPAHQGHPRYEFLQADAKDIDLLSRLLKDCDHFIAGAAMIGGISYFHKFAYDLLAENERITAAAFDAALAAHREGQLQKITVISSSMVFECAQQFPSQEGDQRTCPPPESTYGFQKLAVEYYAQGAHQQYGLPYTIARPFNCVGIGERRAVTDEDVKSGDIELALSHVVPDLVQKIMKGQDPLQILGDGSQVRHYTYGGDLARGIRLCVEHPQALNEDFNLSTPQATTVLELAETIWQKIHGPDKPFRYQSEQPFPHDVQYRSPAVEKAKDMLGFTADTTLDQMLDEVIPWIKEQIARGTI; this is translated from the coding sequence ATGAAAGTTCTGATTACCGGCGCCGCCGGGTTTATAGGCAGTTATGTTGTCGGAGAACTGCTGGAGGCCGGCTACGATGTCGTCGGTCTGGACAATTTCTCCAAGTACGGCGAATTAAGTCCCGCTCACCAGGGACATCCCCGCTACGAATTCCTGCAGGCCGATGCCAAAGACATCGACCTGCTCAGTCGGCTGCTCAAGGACTGCGATCACTTCATCGCCGGCGCCGCGATGATCGGCGGTATTTCCTACTTCCACAAATTCGCCTACGACCTGCTCGCAGAAAATGAACGCATCACAGCGGCCGCTTTCGACGCGGCTCTCGCCGCCCATCGTGAAGGACAACTGCAGAAAATCACCGTCATTTCCTCGTCGATGGTCTTTGAATGTGCGCAGCAGTTTCCCAGTCAGGAAGGGGACCAGCGCACCTGCCCGCCTCCCGAATCGACCTACGGCTTTCAGAAACTCGCCGTGGAGTATTATGCCCAGGGAGCACATCAGCAATACGGTCTGCCTTACACAATTGCCCGCCCCTTCAACTGCGTCGGCATCGGAGAACGCCGGGCAGTCACCGATGAAGATGTCAAATCGGGTGATATCGAACTCGCTCTCAGCCATGTCGTCCCCGACCTCGTTCAGAAAATCATGAAAGGGCAGGACCCGCTGCAGATTCTCGGCGACGGCTCGCAGGTCCGTCACTACACCTACGGCGGAGACCTCGCCCGGGGCATCCGGCTCTGTGTCGAACATCCCCAGGCCCTCAACGAAGACTTCAACCTCTCCACCCCCCAGGCGACGACGGTCCTCGAACTGGCCGAGACGATCTGGCAGAAAATTCATGGGCCCGATAAGCCTTTCCGCTATCAAAGCGAACAGCCATTCCCACACGATGTGCAGTATCGCTCTCCCGCAGTTGAGAAAGCAAAAGACATGCTCGGCTTCACCGCCGACACCACTCTGGATCAGATGCTGGACGAGGTCATCCCCTGGATTAAAGAACAGATTGCACGCGGAACCATCTGA